The DNA segment GGGCCGGTGATGGTCGCCCTCGCGAGCGTCATGCTGCTCCTGGCGGGATTTGTCTGGCAGGGGTTGCCCGCCCTGGCGTGGGGTGCCTCGAAGGTCGTGCCGCCTTCCTACGACCAGCAGATCGGACGCGCCGCCCTGGCATTTCTGGATCGCGAGTGGCTCTCGCCCAGCGAGCTGCCGGACGGGCAGCGCGAGCGGATCCGCGATCTCTTCGACGAGGTGGTGGCGTACGCCGCCGAGCCGCGGGCCATGGAACTGCTGTTCCGTGCCGGTCACCCGGTGGATGAGGAGGAGGGGATCGGGGCGAATGCGCTGGCCCTGCCGTCCGGGGTGGTGGTGATTACCGACGAGATGGTGGCGATGGCGCAGACCGAGGACGAGCTGGTCGGCGTGTTGGCGCACGAAGTCGGCCACGTAATCCATCGCCACAGCCTGCGCGGGGTGATCCAGAGCGCCGGTATCACCGTGCTCGTCGGCGTGCTGACGGGCGATGCGGCGGGCATGAACGTGCTGGTGGAGACGGCGCCGGCGGTGCTCGCCAACGCCGCGTACTCGCGTCGCTTCGAGACCGCCGCGGACGATTTCGCGACGGCCTACCTGATCGATACGGGTCGGGATCCCGTCGCGCTGGGCACCTTGCTGGTGCGTCTGGAGGAGAGCCTGGGAGGGGCCGACATGGGGTACTTGTCCTCCCACCCGCCGGCCGCGCGGCGCGCGGCGCGATCCTCGGCGCGCGAGGCGACCCCGAACCCCTAGGGCGAGATTCCTGCCGCTCGCAGGCGATCCCCGCAGGCTAAGCTAGGGCCATGGATGGCGGCGTCCTCGACCAACTGGCTCTCTTCGCGATCGGTATCACCTGGTTCAGCACGCTGGTGCTCGCCCTCGGCCACCTGGCGAGCGATCTCTACGCGGAACGACGCTGGGCGAGGCGCTTCGGCCTGGCACTGCTCGGCAACCTGAGCGTCCTGCAGGGACTGCACTACTGGGCGCTGGTCGGTGATCTCAGGGTCTGGTCTTCGTCGCTCTACATCGCCAGCATCTTCTGCACCGGTGCCCTGTTCTTCTGCTTCTGCCGCGCCGTGCTGCGGCCTGAGCGGTCGTGGCCTCGGTGGGCCTACGCCGCGCTGGTGCCGCCGGTGATCGGGGCGATCGCGCCGGGGCAGGTGATGTTCTTCGTCGCCTTCGTGATCGGCACCGGGTACTTCCTGGCCATCGCTGCGCAGTTGTTCGTGCTGCGCAGTCAGCGACGGCGCTTCACGGCCGAGCTCACGGCCCTGGTGATCCTGTTCATCATCTCTGGCATGACCCTGCTCCTGGGCCTGCTCCTGCCGTGGATCGACGAGCGCGTGTACGTGGCGGTGTTCGCCATCCTCAACGGCGCCAGCTTCCTGCCGGCCTTGCTGCTGGTCGTACGCTATCCGGATCTGCTCAACCGGGCCGAAGAGGCGCTGGTCCTGGCGCAGGCGAACTCGACCCTGCGCAACGTGGATGTGGCGAGCAAGCTCCGCGAGCTCGATCGCCTCATGCGCGAGGAACACCTGTACCGGGACGAGACGCTCAACCTGGCCGCGCTGGCGGATCAGCTGCAGCTGTCCTCACACCAGACCTCTGAGCTACTCAACCAGCAGGTGGGCATGGGCTTCGCCCGCTACCTGCGTAAGCAACGGGTGGCGGATGCCTGCGCGTCGCTCATGTCGCAGCCGGGTGAGTCGGTGCTATCGATCGGTCTCAATGCCGGCTTCTCCTCCCAGTCCACCTTCTACACCGCCTTCAAGCAGGAGACGGGACTGTCACCTGGACAGTACCGCAAGACGCCCCGCGAGGCCGCGTCCTGAGCGCCCTTCGCTTTCCGACTTATCATCTTGGAGGTCCGTTAGCGACTGATTGTCGTAGGGTTATCGGAAAGTAGATCTCGCATCGTAAGTTGGGAGGACCGACGCCGGAGCGGTCGCTTCAATGTGGGCTGGCTCGCCACGAAACGGTCCCTCAACGTGTATCCCCCCACTCGACTCGAGCGTCCTTCGACAGCGCCCCGGCGGAACCCATTGCTGGCTCGCCTGCGCAATCGCACGGCCATCCTCGTGCTAGCGCTCACGGTGCTGAGCGCAGTGCTCATCACCCTGCTCTGGCGCATCCGGATCGGCGACAGCGCCATGTTGTACGTCGGCGTGCCCTACCTGATCGCGGCGGCCCTCCTCGTCTTCACCCTGAATCCGCGCGAGCCCGGCCTGGCACCCACCTACGGCTGGCTCGTGCGCACCTCCCTGTGGATCTTCTTCTCCACCTCGCTCGTGCTGCAGGAGGGCTTCCTCTGCGTGCTCTTCTTCATTCCGATCTACCTGCTCGTGATCACCGTCGTGTACTGGTTGATCCGGTGGGTGCGTAGCGCCCGTTCCCGCGAGCGACGCCTGCGGGCCTGCTTGTTGCCGGTGTTGCTGCTCCTGGCGTCGGTGGAAGGGGTGACGCCGTCACTGACCATGCCCACCCATGCGGTGGTGGCGGCCACGCGGGTGGTGTCGTTAGCCCCCGGTGAGATTCGCGCCAACCTGGCGAACCAGACCTCGGTCGATGCCAGCAGCAACCCGGTGCTGGCCCTCTTCCCCATGCCCTATGCAGTGGAGACAGGCGATCTGCGCGTGGGGGCGATCCACCGCGTGCACTACCGCTACCACCGCTGGTTCTTCACCAATACACACGAGGGCACCACGATCCTGCGCATCACCGAGTCCGACCCCACGCGCATCGCCGCGGAGCTCGTCAGCGACACCAGCTACCTCGCCAAGTACCTGGCCGTGCACGAGCTGGTGCTCGAGATGACGCCGCGGGCCGACGGCCGGACGGCGGTGACGATCACCGTCGACTTCGATCGCAAGTTGAGCCCCGCCTGGTACTTCGGCCCCCTGGAGGCCTACGCCGTGCGGCGTATGGCGGGCCACCTGATCCAAGAGGTGTTGACCGATGGCTGAGGGGCGAATGGACGGAGCAGGTGCCGATGCGAGTGCCGCCATGGTGCGCTGGTCGCCGGTACAGTCCCTGTGGTTATCGTCGATGACGCTGATCGCACTCGTGGGCGGCTATCTCACCTTCAGTCTGGACACGCTGTTGGTATTCACCGTGACCACCGCGCTCACCCTGTGCCTGGGGCACTCCCTCGGCATGCATCGGTTGCTCATCCATCGCAGCTACGAGACGCATAAGCTCATGGAATACCTGCTCGTGTGGCTGGGCGTCTTGGTGGGTTTGGCGGGGCCGAGGGGCATGATCCACACCCATGACTTGCGCGATTGGGCCCAGCGCCAGGCGCATTGCCACGACTACTTCGGTCACCGCCAGGGCATGCTGCGCGATGCGACGGTGGGTGAGGCGGAATCAGTCGGCGTTGAGCACGGCCAGCAGGTGCTGTGATTCCTCCGGGCAGTCGCACTCGGCGATTGCCAGCGCCTGGGCGCGCACCTGGGTGACGTTGGTCTCCGCCACGATGCACTTGACCTCGGGGATCGCCGTGGGGCTCATGCTGAAGTGGGTGAGGCCGAGCCCCAGGAGCAGGCGGGTGAAGCGCGGATCGCCGGCCATCTCACCGCACAGGGCGACCGGCGTGCCCGCGGCGGCACCCGCGGCCAAGGTGTCGCGGATCAGACGCAATACGGCGGGGTGGGCAGGCTCGTAGAGGGACTGCACGGCGTCGTCGTCGCGATCGATCGCCAGCGTGTACTGAATGAGATCGTTAGTGCCGATGGAGAGGAACGCGGCTTCGCGGGCGAGGGTACGCGCGCACATGGCCGCGGCGGGTACCTCGATCATCACCCCCACGGGGACGTTCTCCTCGTGCGCTGTCCCTTCACGGTCCAGGGCTTCGCGACAGTCGTCGATGAAGGCGAGGGCGGCGCGCAGCTCGGCGGGCGTGGCGATCATCGGCAGAAGAATGCGCAGGGGGCCGTGGCAGGCAGCGCGGAGCAGCGCGCGGATCTGCGGGGCGAACAGCTCCGGGTGCTGCAGACACAGGCGGATCGCCCGCAGTCCCAGGGCCGGTTGGTTGGTGCGCGGCAGGTGCTTGGCCAGGGAGCGTAGCTGGGGGCCG comes from the Pseudomonadota bacterium genome and includes:
- a CDS encoding M48 family metallopeptidase gives rise to the protein MIEFAARYFAGDRPVAEDVIARVDEELYQLTITGAGFRQSFPLEGLEMESRLGNTPRVVALPTGGRLESTDHRVLAQLERVLGDGGGWLHALESQRGPVMVALASVMLLLAGFVWQGLPALAWGASKVVPPSYDQQIGRAALAFLDREWLSPSELPDGQRERIRDLFDEVVAYAAEPRAMELLFRAGHPVDEEEGIGANALALPSGVVVITDEMVAMAQTEDELVGVLAHEVGHVIHRHSLRGVIQSAGITVLVGVLTGDAAGMNVLVETAPAVLANAAYSRRFETAADDFATAYLIDTGRDPVALGTLLVRLEESLGGADMGYLSSHPPAARRAARSSAREATPNP
- a CDS encoding AraC family transcriptional regulator, whose product is MDGGVLDQLALFAIGITWFSTLVLALGHLASDLYAERRWARRFGLALLGNLSVLQGLHYWALVGDLRVWSSSLYIASIFCTGALFFCFCRAVLRPERSWPRWAYAALVPPVIGAIAPGQVMFFVAFVIGTGYFLAIAAQLFVLRSQRRRFTAELTALVILFIISGMTLLLGLLLPWIDERVYVAVFAILNGASFLPALLLVVRYPDLLNRAEEALVLAQANSTLRNVDVASKLRELDRLMREEHLYRDETLNLAALADQLQLSSHQTSELLNQQVGMGFARYLRKQRVADACASLMSQPGESVLSIGLNAGFSSQSTFYTAFKQETGLSPGQYRKTPREAAS